In Helicobacter mastomyrinus, the sequence ATAAGCAAACAAGCGGCGCATTAGCGATTGCTAAATCATCTCTTGCTTACACAACACTTCCTAAAGACTTAAAAGAGCGTCAAATGGGACGATACTACCTTGCCATCATTGATACACCGCTTAAAAGCAATCAACGAGTGCAATGCTATATGGGGCGCAATCCCCACAACCGCCTTAAGATGAGCAAGATTCATATTCGTGATGAAAATGCTATCCCTAAGGGAGTGCGGGATTCTAAAAGCACGTTTATAAAACTTGCCACTTCAAATAACGGACATTGCGAACTCATTGCCATTAAGCTCCACACAGGCAGGACTCATCAAATCCGCGCCCACTTAGAGAGCCTCTCCCGCCATATTCTAGGCGATACACTCTATGGGTATAAAAGCCATATAAATACCTACCATTATAAAGAGAGAATCTTGCTCCACGCCTATATACTCTATCTTAATCACCCAAGAAGCAAACAAAATCATATATTTAAAGCACCTATTTTTAGAGATATGCTAGAATTTATACAAACACATTTCACAAAGGACATACCAAATGATTGTCAAAACATTATGCAGCTCCTTGAAACAGATAGGGTTATGCGCGTTTTTGAGTGTTTTTCTTAGTGCTTGTTTTTCATCTTTTGGCGCAAAACTAGAAGAAGATGCTTCCTTACCGCGTCTTCATTCTGTTAATACACTTGCTGATGTCTCTTCTGTGGGCTTTGAGTGGAATCTGCTTCAAGATGAAAATGTACAAGGTTTTGTTATCTATCGCTCTCAATCGGGCAGTGGCAAAGGGTGGCAAAAAATTGCTACGATTAAAAATCGCTTTGCAACGCATTTTTACGACATCAATCTCCAACCACAAACAAAATATATCTATGCCTTTGCGATATTGGGCGAAAATAATACCATATCCCCCAAAAGCGAGCCCATTCACGTCCAAACTTCGTTTATCGATCCTGTAGAGAGTATTTTTGCCATCAATAACCAGCCTCGAACGATTAAGATTATCTACTCTCCCCACCCCAATCCTAGCGTAGATTCATATCTCATTCAGCGATTAAATAAAGCAGGGGAGTTTAAAACGATTAAGACTATCCCTCATCGTTTAAGTGTAGAATATTTTGACAAAAAACTAAAAGATGGGGAAACTTACACATATCGCATTATCGCTCAAAGCCATGAGGGTGTGAAAAGTAAGCCTTCTCGAAGCGTAAGTGCTACTACAACGCCCCAACCTGCCCCTATTGAAAATATTCAAGCCACCACAGATTTACCACGTGCAATTACTATCACGTGGCAAGAAGCCCCTGATACGCAAGGTGTGAGCAAAAAGTATTATAAAATCTCCTATTCCACCAATGACAAAAATTACAAAAATCTTGCCACCACTAATCAAACTCACTACACGCATAAATTAAAAGAAAAAGAAGATGGTGTGAGCTACTATTATCAAGTCGTACTTTTAGGGGATAATGGCTTACAAGGGCGATTAAGCAGTAATCCTGCGAAAGGTTCTAGCCTTCCGCCACCTATCACACCCAAACACTTTGAAGCTAAAGTAGCTGATAATAAAGCTATATTATCTTGGGAAACACCTAGTGATGAGCGCATAGCAGGCTATGTCGTTTATCGCAAAGAAAGTGGGCTATGGGGTCAAAGTGCTCGTTTTATCGATATATATGA encodes:
- a CDS encoding RluA family pseudouridine synthase; protein product: MQSFIVSNLDLNNGKLRLDSYLSSQLQNSKNQIHHLIKSQKVFLNNTPCLKNGTLLKLNDCIEVDICTAHSQLFTESVHITASMQSIHTAFNPNDERFKIEILYEDSDILIINKPPHLVIHEAPSVKEPTLTDWLKANAHILHTLSGEERYGIIHRLDKQTSGALAIAKSSLAYTTLPKDLKERQMGRYYLAIIDTPLKSNQRVQCYMGRNPHNRLKMSKIHIRDENAIPKGVRDSKSTFIKLATSNNGHCELIAIKLHTGRTHQIRAHLESLSRHILGDTLYGYKSHINTYHYKERILLHAYILYLNHPRSKQNHIFKAPIFRDMLEFIQTHFTKDIPNDCQNIMQLLETDRVMRVFECFS